A window of the Oryzias melastigma strain HK-1 linkage group LG11, ASM292280v2, whole genome shotgun sequence genome harbors these coding sequences:
- the creb5a gene encoding cyclic AMP-responsive element-binding protein 5 isoform X2 codes for MNEKQDRPYVCGAPGCSQRFQLEEHLNIHRHKHEMTLKFPSIKTDTAFTDQTPTPTRFLQNCEEVGLFKEIEEEFLQAEKEENEKQTLSHNGPSCMNQHPIKPQLQLQQHPQHPHPHPQPLLQPLHHPQTHGALMSCSLAAQQARSSASQSESVVTQTSTTHSGPVSGALSCHLHMRNRHRQPLAASLPGPLPDPAMQGASAQHMTVEKQMSCAMSIQAPVHHPPCSSPQRVKQMVGHHYQQQLPGMPPVNTSSMGHMMEMMSQRQQAPPLQHHHHHHPHHPQLSAPPLPYQHQQRCHAPPHQHHQLHQSVNVPHAHHSPPAHVHQGSPPAPALSAAPQLSPLAQQPPHSQHALQAAGSCSSGGGGNRRRRTVEQDPDERRQKFLERNRAAATRCRQKRKLWVSSLEKKAEELTHTNLQLQNEVTSLKSEVGQLKQILLTHKDCPVTARQREAQGYPTAGVSPGGSPTPAGPGSHLQAIQHNSISTSSAAGGDTGRGPQPGH; via the exons ATGAATGAGAAACAGGACAGGCCTTATGTGTGTGGCGCTCCTGGCTGCTCTCAG CGCTTCCAGCTGGAGGAGCATCTGAACATCCACAGACACAAGCATGAGATGACTCTCAAGTTCCCCTCCATAAAGACAGACACAGCTTTTACAG ACCAGACTCCAACGCCAACCCGATTTTTGCAGAACTGTGAAGAGGTCGGCCTGTTCAAGGAGATAGAGGAGGAGTTCCTTCAAGCGGAGAAGGAGGAGAACGAGAAGCAA ACCCTTTCCCACAATGGGCCATCCTGTATGAACCAGCACCCGATCAAACCCcagcttcagctgcagcagcacccCCAgcatcctcatcctcatccgCAGCCGCTGCTACAGCCCCTGCATCACCCTCAGACCCATGGCGCCTTGATGAGCTGCAGCCTGGCGGCCCAGCAAGCTCGGTCCTCCGCCTCTCAGTCCGAGTCCGTCGTCACGCAGACTTCTACCACGCATTCAGG ACCTGTTTCCGGGGCGCTTTCCTGCCACCTTCACATGCGGAACCGCCACAGACAACCTCTAGCAGCTTCCCTACCTGGACCACTCCCAGACCCCGCCATGCAAGGAGCATCTGCTCAACACATGACT GTTGAAAAGCAGATGTCCTGTGCAATGAGTATACAGGCTCCAGTGCATCACCCCCCCTGCTCCTCCCCCCAG AGAGTCAAACAGATGGTGGGGCACCATTACCAGCAGCAGCTCCCAGGAATGCCCCCAGTCAACACCTCATCCATGGGTCACATGATGGAGATGATGTCACAGCGCCAGCAGGCCCCTCCCCTTCAacaccaccatcaccaccaccctCATCACCCCCAGCTTTCAGCTCCACCCCTCCCATACCAGCATCAGCAGCGATGTCACGCTCCGCCTCATCAGCACCACCAGCTTCATCAGTCAGTGAACGTACCCCATGCTCACCATTCACCGCCTGCACACGTGCACCAAGGCTCCCCACCCGCCCCTGCACTGTCCGCCGCACCACAG ttatcCCCACTTGCACAACAGCCACCAcactcccagcatgcactgcaagcagcaggaagctgcagcagcGGTGGAGGAGGCAACCGGCGCAGGCGGACCGTCGAGCAGGACCCGGACGAGCGGCGGCAGAAGTTCCTGGAGCGGAACCGGGCCGCAGCCACCCGCTGCCGGCAGAAGAGGAAACTGTGGGTGTCGTCGCTGGAGAAGAAGGCCGAAGAGCTGACGCACaccaacctgcagctccag AACGAGGTGACGTCGCTGAAATCAGAGGTGGGGCAACTGAAGCAGATCCTGCTCACCCACAAGGACTGTCCTGTCACCGCTAGGCAGAGAGAGGCGCAGGGGTACCCCA CTGCAGGGGTGAGTCCAGGAGGAAGCCCCACCCCTGCAGGTCCCGGGTCTCACCTGCAGGCAATCCAACACAACAGCATTTCCACCTCCTCGGCGGCTGGAGGCGACACCGGCCGCGGCCCCCAGCCGGGACATTAA
- the creb5a gene encoding cyclic AMP-responsive element-binding protein 5 isoform X1, giving the protein MSSARFGAAVIRYGNFGKPPVDDMNEKQDRPYVCGAPGCSQRFQLEEHLNIHRHKHEMTLKFPSIKTDTAFTDQTPTPTRFLQNCEEVGLFKEIEEEFLQAEKEENEKQTLSHNGPSCMNQHPIKPQLQLQQHPQHPHPHPQPLLQPLHHPQTHGALMSCSLAAQQARSSASQSESVVTQTSTTHSGPVSGALSCHLHMRNRHRQPLAASLPGPLPDPAMQGASAQHMTVEKQMSCAMSIQAPVHHPPCSSPQRVKQMVGHHYQQQLPGMPPVNTSSMGHMMEMMSQRQQAPPLQHHHHHHPHHPQLSAPPLPYQHQQRCHAPPHQHHQLHQSVNVPHAHHSPPAHVHQGSPPAPALSAAPQLSPLAQQPPHSQHALQAAGSCSSGGGGNRRRRTVEQDPDERRQKFLERNRAAATRCRQKRKLWVSSLEKKAEELTHTNLQLQNEVTSLKSEVGQLKQILLTHKDCPVTARQREAQGYPTAGVSPGGSPTPAGPGSHLQAIQHNSISTSSAAGGDTGRGPQPGH; this is encoded by the exons GCCTGTGGATGACATGAATGAGAAACAGGACAGGCCTTATGTGTGTGGCGCTCCTGGCTGCTCTCAG CGCTTCCAGCTGGAGGAGCATCTGAACATCCACAGACACAAGCATGAGATGACTCTCAAGTTCCCCTCCATAAAGACAGACACAGCTTTTACAG ACCAGACTCCAACGCCAACCCGATTTTTGCAGAACTGTGAAGAGGTCGGCCTGTTCAAGGAGATAGAGGAGGAGTTCCTTCAAGCGGAGAAGGAGGAGAACGAGAAGCAA ACCCTTTCCCACAATGGGCCATCCTGTATGAACCAGCACCCGATCAAACCCcagcttcagctgcagcagcacccCCAgcatcctcatcctcatccgCAGCCGCTGCTACAGCCCCTGCATCACCCTCAGACCCATGGCGCCTTGATGAGCTGCAGCCTGGCGGCCCAGCAAGCTCGGTCCTCCGCCTCTCAGTCCGAGTCCGTCGTCACGCAGACTTCTACCACGCATTCAGG ACCTGTTTCCGGGGCGCTTTCCTGCCACCTTCACATGCGGAACCGCCACAGACAACCTCTAGCAGCTTCCCTACCTGGACCACTCCCAGACCCCGCCATGCAAGGAGCATCTGCTCAACACATGACT GTTGAAAAGCAGATGTCCTGTGCAATGAGTATACAGGCTCCAGTGCATCACCCCCCCTGCTCCTCCCCCCAG AGAGTCAAACAGATGGTGGGGCACCATTACCAGCAGCAGCTCCCAGGAATGCCCCCAGTCAACACCTCATCCATGGGTCACATGATGGAGATGATGTCACAGCGCCAGCAGGCCCCTCCCCTTCAacaccaccatcaccaccaccctCATCACCCCCAGCTTTCAGCTCCACCCCTCCCATACCAGCATCAGCAGCGATGTCACGCTCCGCCTCATCAGCACCACCAGCTTCATCAGTCAGTGAACGTACCCCATGCTCACCATTCACCGCCTGCACACGTGCACCAAGGCTCCCCACCCGCCCCTGCACTGTCCGCCGCACCACAG ttatcCCCACTTGCACAACAGCCACCAcactcccagcatgcactgcaagcagcaggaagctgcagcagcGGTGGAGGAGGCAACCGGCGCAGGCGGACCGTCGAGCAGGACCCGGACGAGCGGCGGCAGAAGTTCCTGGAGCGGAACCGGGCCGCAGCCACCCGCTGCCGGCAGAAGAGGAAACTGTGGGTGTCGTCGCTGGAGAAGAAGGCCGAAGAGCTGACGCACaccaacctgcagctccag AACGAGGTGACGTCGCTGAAATCAGAGGTGGGGCAACTGAAGCAGATCCTGCTCACCCACAAGGACTGTCCTGTCACCGCTAGGCAGAGAGAGGCGCAGGGGTACCCCA CTGCAGGGGTGAGTCCAGGAGGAAGCCCCACCCCTGCAGGTCCCGGGTCTCACCTGCAGGCAATCCAACACAACAGCATTTCCACCTCCTCGGCGGCTGGAGGCGACACCGGCCGCGGCCCCCAGCCGGGACATTAA
- the tril gene encoding TLR4 interactor with leucine rich repeats, translating to MDTNAFPVCLFLLCLNVFPSSPAMNSCLERCECHHPQSAMCANRGLRAVPQPAAEAPDDTLALNLGGNFITNISDHDFTRYSNLTRLNLQYNQVGRVHPKAFEKLTRLEELYLGHNLLTAVPAGTLQPLKKLTVLYGNNNAIKKISPDLFSDLHNLVKLRLDGNLLEVLQDSVFQSLTSLHFLHLEHNKVQHIHRNAFSKLTSLRYLNLAHNKQSGLPNILTFSHLRALTTLLLSENEIQYIGSHVFQNLQKLLKLSLSNNRISQMDSGALKGLLSLRELLIDGNDLAEIPAGLLDPLKRVEELDFSSNRISHVDPLAFSKLKHLKVLKLKNNLLRSLSGGTFALNNVLLDLDLQGNNWTCDCRLDELKRWMAAVQSQGKLLAVFVQCRYPATLRGKYLDYVNSSQLQSLGSPRHLCRSGVGPEESRGGGVVLRGGLDGAMVGEWRGGRESRLNKTEIGENRRQWRRDGVMRTREEEEERGIQGRGFEMTENSSGKKPNRDSKRGKLKSPSTVDPGLFTSVPPGGTFDLLRSGRHEIADPCVFNHHVIFNVSVAHVTSSTVTVLWSTKDHHQQTTGTSQEVHFRIMFDRFGTADRFPRYVYTQGAARSVTLRELSAGVTYMVCVEGVVGGSVCRVAPRDHCAGLVTLSEGVNLGATATPDLQLVTLATLAGNALLLLVIGGVWLGRLLRRRLQRRKSAVHVRHMYSTRRPFRPGVATASVSADFTTYQSSRAARLSPIEEGDLMEFPFLDSCHRGSDMQRFSD from the coding sequence ATGGATACCAACGCTTTCCCGGTGTGCCTCTTCCTGCTGTGCCTGAATGTGTTTCCATCTTCCCCGGCGATGAACTCGTGTCTGGAGCGCTGCGAGTGCCATCATCCGCAGAGCGCCATGTGCGCGAACCGAGGGCTGCGCGCGGTGCCACAGCCCGCAGCGGAGGCGCCTGACGACACGCTGGCCTTAAACCTCGGAGGAAACTTCATCACCAACATCTCTGATCATGATTTCACGCGGTACAGTAACCTCACACGACTAAATTTACAGTACAACCAGGTGGGAAGGGTTCATCCAAAGGCTTTTGAGAAACTGACCAGGTTGGAGGAGCTTTATCTGGGACACAATCTCCTCACAGCGGTGCCAGCTGGGACCTTACAGCCCCTGAAGAAACTAACTGTTCTCTATGGAAACAACAATGCCATCAAGAAAATCTCCCCAGACCTGTTTAGCGACTTGCACAATCTGGTTAAATTGCGTCTGGATGGCAACTTGCTAGAAGTCCTGCAGGACTctgtttttcaaagtttgaCCAGTCTCCATTTTCTGCACTTGGAGCACAACAAAGTGCAGCACATCCACaggaacgccttctccaaactGACCAGCCTGCGCTATCTAAACCTGGCCCACAACAAGCAGTCCGGCCTGCCTAACATCCTCACATTCTCCCACCTCAGAGCTCTCACCACTCTGCTGCTGTCTGAAAATGAAATCCAATACATTGGAAGCCATGTCTTCCAAAACCTGCAAAAGCTATTGAAGCTTTCCCTGAGCAACAACAGAATCTCTCAGATGGACAGCGGAGCCTTGAAGGGCCTGCTGAGCCTCAGGGAGCTTCTGATTGACGGCAACGACTTGGCGGAAATCCCTGCTGGTCTTCTGGACCCTTTGAAGCGCgtggaggagctggacttcAGCAGCAACAGGATTTCCCACGTAGATCCTTTGGCCTTTTCCAAACTGAAGCACTTAAAAGTGTTGAAGCTCAAGAACAACCTCCTCAGAAGTCTGTCTGGGGGCACTTTTGCCCTCAACAACGTACTGTTGGACTTGGATCTCCAGGGCAACAACTGGACGTGTGACTGCCGTCTGGATGAGCTGAAGAGGTGGATGGCCGCTGTGCAATCTCAGGGTAAActtttggctgtttttgtgCAATGTCGTTACCCGGCAACTCTGAGGGGGAAGTATTTGGACTATGTGAACAGCTCCCAGCTGCAGTCCCTCGGGAGCCCAAGACATTTGTGCAGAAGTGGAGTTGGGCCAGAGGAGAGCCGGGGAGGGGGCGTCGTTTTGAGAGGAGGGTTGGATGGAGCGATGGTTGGAGaatggagaggaggaagagagagtcggctaaataaaacagaaattggGGAAAATCGGAGACAATGGAGAAGGGATGGAGTGATGAGGacaagggaggaggaggaggagagaggaatCCAAGGAAGAGGCTTTGAGATGACAGAAAACTCATCAGGAAAGAAGCCAAACAGAGACTCAAAACGTGGCAAATTAAAGTCTCCTTCCACAGTAGACCCCGGCCTCTTCACCTCCGTCCCACCAGGAGGAACGTTTGACCTTCTACGATCAGGTCGGCATGAAATTGCAGATCCATGTGTGTTCAATCACCATGTCATCTTCAACGTGTCAGTGGCACACGTCACGTCTAGTACTGTCACTGTCCTTTGGAGCACCAAAGATCATCATCAACAAACAACCGGGACGAGCCAAGAAGTCCACTTCCGAattatgtttgacagattcgGCACGGCGGATCGCTTTCCCCGATACGTGTACACGCAAGGAGCGGCTCGCTCTGTGACCCTACGAGAGCTAAGCGCAGGAGTCACCTACATGGTTTGCGTGGAAGGCGTAGTCGGAGGGTCGGTGTGCCGAGTCGCACCGCGGGACCACTGTGCCGGACTGGTCACTCTCTCCGAGGGGGTGAACCTGGGAGCCACGGCAACGCCTGATCTCCAGCTGGTGACGCTGGCGACGCTGGCGGGGAacgctctgctgctgctggtcatCGGCGGGGTCTGGCTGGGCCGCCTCCTCAGGAGGAggctgcagaggaggaagtCCGCCGTCCACGTGCGCCACATGTATTCAACCAGGAGGCCGTTCCGTCCCGGCGTGGCAACGGCCTCCGTTTCCGCCGACTTCACCACCTACCAGAGCAGCCGAGCGGCGCGGCTTTCTCCGATCGAGGAAGGGGATCTCATGGAGTTCCCCTTCCTCGACAGCTGCCACAGAGGCAGCGACATGCAGAGATTCTCCGATTGA